Within the Streptosporangium album genome, the region GTAGACCCCGGGCGTGTGACCGCCCCCCTCGTACGGCGGGGCGTAGACGAACGGCGCCCGCCCGGCCAGCGCCCGGACCACCGCGATCCGCACGTCACTGCCGTGGGTGCCGACCACCGCGTCGATCGCTCCGCTGTCCGCGAGCATCCCGACCTCGGCGGACACCCGCCGCGCGGGGCGGCCACCGTCGATCAGAACCAGCTCGATCGGCCTGCCGAGCATCCCGCCCGCGAGGTTGACCTCGTCGGCGGCGAGGATCGCACAGTTGATCGCACATGGTCCCACCAGGCCGAGGACCCCGGAGACCGGCACCACAAGTCCAACGCGCAGGGCGTCGCTCTGGATGAGCTGGGCTTCCAGAGGATCGATGACCGGTGTGACGGCTTCTGCCACACAGACGAGTATCCTCCCAAAAGAAGCCTTGGCAGACCTTTTATGCAACTGGGATAAAGGCGGGAGCCTCACGTGGTGACGACCGGACTGGGATCCTCGCTCGCCTACCTGCTCAGCAGGGCAGAGCGCAGCGTCAACCGCGGTCTCGCCGCCGCGGTGACCGCCGAGGATGTCACGGTCGAACAGTGGCGCATCCTGCGTGCCCTGGCCGACGGGCGGGGGCACTCGATGGGCGATCTCGCCGAGGCCGTGCTGATGCCGCATCCGACGCTGACCAAGGCGATCGACCGGTTCATCGACCGCTCGCTCGTCTACCGGGGGCACGATCCGGCCGACCGGCGCAAGGTCGCGGTCTTCCTGTCCGACCGGGGGGCCGAGCTGCTCGCCCGGGTGGAGGGCGGGGTGGCCGGCCACCACCGGCTGATCGAGGCCGCCTACGGCACCGAGCGCACCGAGCAGCTGATGCATGACCTGCACAGGCTGGTCGTGGCCCTGGACGAGCCCTCCCGATCCGTCGCGGGGCCGGAGCCGGCCGATCCCGCCCGTTCGTGACGCGCCCGGCATGGCCGGAGCGTCTTCCGCCGGTGGAGGGCCCGGCCTCCCGGGTCCGCCGGGGAGACCGGGCCGGTCCGTCAGGGGTGGAGACCGCGCAACCGGTGGGCCTCGGCGACCCTGCCCACGCCGATGAGGTGGGCCGCCTGGCGCAGGCTGATCCCGCGCTCGGCGGACATCGCCGTGACCGCGTCGAAGGAGTCCTCCATGAGCTCGCGGAGCCTGGTGTCGACCTTGGCCGCGCTCCAGGAGCAGGCCTGCAGGTTCTGCACCCACTCGAGGTAGGAGACGATCACACCGCCCGCGTTGGCCAGGATGTCCGGGACCACCGTGGTCCCGGCGTCGCCCAGGATCCGGTCCGCCTCCGGGGTGGTCGGGCCGTTGGCGCCCTCCACGATCAGGCGGGCCCTGACCTTGGGCGCGTTCTCCGCCGTGATCACGCCCTCCAGCGCGGCGGGGACGAGCACGTCCACGTCGAGCTCCAGCAGGTCGGAGTGGGACAGGGCGTCGGCGTGGCGATAGCCGTACACGCCGCCCGTCTCCTGCACCCACGCCCGCAGGTCGTCGACGTCCAGGCCGGAGTGGTTGACCACCGCGCCGGTGGCGTCGGAGACCGCCACCACGCGGCAGCCGGCGTCGGCGAGGTAGCGCGCGGCCGGCGCGCCGACCTTCCCGAAGCCCTGGACCGCGACGGTGCGGCCCTCGGGGGAGCCCGGGAGGGCCTTGAGCGTGGCGATCAGCACACCGCGGGAGGTGGCTCCGGCCCGGCCCAGGGAGCCGCCGAGGGCCGTCGGCTTGCCGGTCACCACGCCGGGCACGGGGTAGCCCGCACTCACCGAGTAGGTGTCCATGATCCAGGCCATGGTCTGCTCGTCGGTGCCGACGTCGGGTGCCGGGATGTCCTTGTCCGGGCCGATGATGGGCAGGATCTCGTTGACGTAACGGCGGGTGACCCGCTCCAGCTCCCGCGTGGTCAGCGAGGCCGGGTCCACGGAGACGCCGCCCTTGGCGCCGCCGTACGGGATGCCGACCAGCGCGCACTTCCAGGTCATCCACATGGCCAGCGCGGTGACCTCGTGGATGTCGGTGGAGGGGTGGAAGCGGATCCCGCCCTTGGCGGGGCCGCGGGTGGTGTTGTGCTGGACCCGGAAGCCGCGCACGACGTCCATCCGGCCGTCCTCGCGGCGGACGGGCACCGCGACGGTGAGCGAGCGTCGGGGGGTGGCCAGCATCGTGCGCATGCCGTCGTCCAGGTGGAGCCGGTCGGCCGCCTGGTCGAGCTGGAACAGCGCGGAGTCGAGGGCCTGACGGCCCGGGCTGATGAAGGGGGTGGCTGCCGGCGTCGTTGACGGCACCGTGAGAGTCATGAAGGAGAGCCTCCGTACGGGAGCGGAGCGCCGTTGCTCCGCTCAGGGCTGCTGGTAATGATCACACGATTGCCGGAGTCTTTGCCGGGTCGTGTGAAACTTTGCGTACTTGTGGATGCGTTTTGTGTCTTTCCTCACTTCCGGATTGCTCTGTCGTTATCGATCAGAGCGGATGGGCACGGTGAGGGCAACGCGCCAATATGGCAGGCTGCCGTTGGCATGCCTGCCGTTCTGTAGTGCTGAAGGGATCAACGTGCCGGAACTTGTGGTCGGGCCACTGCTGCGTTACGTGAATGAGACCAGCGCATCGGTGTGGGTGGAGACCAGCGAGCCGTGCGAGGTGACGGTCGAGGTCGGTGAGGCACGGTCACAGGCGCTGACGTTCACCGTGCACGGCCACCACTACGCGATCGTGGACGTCGCCGCCGAGGGCGCCTACCAGGTCCGGCTGGCCGGGGAGACCGTGTGGCCCCTGCCGGACCAGCGGCCCGGCCGTATCCGCTTTCTCGGCCCCGGCGGACCGAACCGGGTGGTGTTCGGCTCCTGCCGGACCAGCGTGCCGCATGACACGATGCACATCGTCTCGCACGGGGTCGACGTCCTGCGTGCGTACGGCCGCAGCATGATGGACAGCCCCGAGGAGGAGTGGCCCGACATGCTGCTCCTGCTCGGCGACCAGGTCTACGCCGACGAGCCGTCGGTGGAGATGCTGAAGTTCATCAAGGACCGCAGGGACGGCGAGCCGGTGGGTGAGATCGCCGACTTCGAGGAGTACGCCGAGCTGTACCGGCAGGCGTGGACCGACCCGGAGATCCGCTGGATCCTCTCGACGGTGCCCAGCGCGATGATCTTCGATGACCACGACCTGCGCGACGACTTCAACACCTCCGCCTCCTGGCGCGAGAAGATGGCTGCGGTCTCCTGGTGGCCGCGCCGGGTGGCCTCCGGGCTCGGCGCCTACTGGATCTACCAGCACCTGGGCAACATGTCACCGGATGAGCGCTCCTCGGACAAGCTGCTCAGCAAGCTGTGCGCGGCCGAGGGCGACGGGGGCGAGGCGCTCGACACCTTCGCCCGGCGCGCCTACGACGTCCCCGCCGACAACCGGTGGAGCTACTCCCGCGACCTCGGCGGCACCCGCCTGATCATGCTCGACTCCCGCTGCGCCCGGCAGCTCACGCAGGGGGACCGGCGCATGATCGACCCGGTGGAGTGGGAGTGGCTGACCGAGGAGCTCCGCAGGGGCGGGGTGGAGCGCTTCGTGATCGGCACGTCGGTGCCGTTCCTGCTCCCGGCCGGCATCCACCACATCCAGAACTGGAACGAGGCGCTGGCCCAGGGTGCCTGGGGCAGGACGGCGGCCCGCTGGTCCGAGGCGCTCCGCCAGGCCGTCGACCTGGAGCACTGGGCGGCCTTCCGGCGTTCCTTCGAGGACCTGTCCGAACTGCTGGCCGGGACGGGGAAGCCGGTGATCGTGCTCTCCGGCGACGTGCACTACTCCTACGTGGCCAAGGCCAAGGGGCTGCCCGTCTACCAGCTCGTCTGCTCCCCGATCCGCAACCCGCTGAGCCGTACGCTCCGCCTGGCCAACATCGTCGCCCAGTTCGGCGTCGCCACACTGATCGGCGGCTGGCTCTCCCGCCTGGCCAGGATCCCCAGACCTCCGTTCAAGTGGCGGATCACCAACGGTCCCTGGTTCTCCAACGCGCTGGCCACCCTGTCCCTGGACACCACACCCCTGTCCGTCCGCTGGGACACCGCCACCGGGACCAACCTGTCGGAGGTCACCACCGTGGAGCTCCCCGACCACGGTTGACGGACCCCCGGAACCGGTACGGCCCGCGCCCCGGGGCGCGGGCCGTACGGAGGATCACTTCGCGAACTCGGCGAGGGCGTCGGCGAGCTGGTCGACGGCCCAGAGGAGGTCCTCCTCGGAGACGACGATCGGCGGGGCCAGGCGGATGGTGGAGCCGTGGGTGTCCTTGGCGAGGACACCGCGGCGCATCAGCGCCTTGGAGATCTCGCGCCCGGTCGCCAGGGAGGGGTCGATGTCGATACCCGCCCACAGGCCGCGGCCGCGCACGGTCACCACGCCCTGCCCGATGAGGCCGCGCAGCCTCTCGTGCAGGACCGCTCCGAGCTCCTTGGCCCGTGCCTGATACTCGCCGGTGTTGAGGAGCTCGATGACCGCGCATGCCACCGCGCAGGCGAGCGGGTTGCCGCCGAAGGTGGATCCGTGCTGGCCCGGCCTGATCACGCCGAGGATGTCCTCGTTGGCGGTGATCGCCGAGACCGGGACGACCCCGCCGCCCAGAGCCTTGCCCAGCACGTAGATGTCGGGGACGACCCCCTCGTGGTCGCAGGCGAAGGTGTCGCCGGTGCGGCCGAGACCGGACTGGATCTCGTCGGCGATCATCAGGATGTTCTCGGCGGTGCAGAGCTCGCGGACCTGGGTGAGATAGCCGTCCGGCGGGACCAGCACGCCGGCCTCGCCCTGGATGGGCTCCAGCAGCACCGCGACGGTGTTGGCGTCGACGGCCTCGCGGATCGCCTCGACGGAGCCGTACTTCACGACCGTGAAGCCCGGGGTGTAGGGGCCGAAACCGTCGTGGGCGTCGGGGTCGGTGGAGAAGCTGATGATCGTGGTGGTGCGGCCGTGGAAGTTGTCCTCCATCACGATGATGTTGGCCTGCTCCGGGGCGACGCCCTTGACCTCGTAGCCCCACTTGCGGGCCACCTTGATCGCGGTCTCCACGGCCTCGGCGCCGGTGTTCATCGGCAGGACCATTTCCTTGCCGGTGAGGTCGCCCAGCCCGGCGGCAAAGGCGGCGAACTGGTCGTGGAAGAAGGCGCGGCTGGTCAGGGTGAGCTTGGCCAGCTGCTGCTGCGCCGCCTCAACGATCTTCGGATTGCCGTGGCCGAAGTTCAGCGAGGAGTAACCGGACAGGCAGTCCAGGAACCGCTTGCCCTCCACGTCGGTCACCCAGGCGCCCTGCGCCTCGTGGATCACGATGGGGAGCGGGTGGTAGTTGTGCGCGCTGCGGCGTTCGCTGAGCTCGATGAACTGGTCTGTGGTGGTCATCCGATATTCGCCGTTTCTTTGCTTTTGGCTGCTATGTCTACTTTCATCCCCGAATCTCAAGCGTGCAGCACTTCGGCCCGCCGCCCGCTTTGCGCAGCTCCGACAGGTCGACCGGGATGACCTCGAAACCGTGGCGCTTGAGCTCCAGCTGGAGGTTGGCCGCCTCGAGGTTGATCACCACGTGGGTGCCGTCGCTGACCGCGTTGAGGCCCAGCACGGTCGCGTCGCTCTCATCCGCGACGACCGCGTCGGGGAACAGGTTCTTTAGCACTTCCTGGCTCCCCGCCGAGAAGGCCCCCGGGAAGTATGCCACGTTATGTCCGTTTAGCGGGAACAGTGCGGTGTCCAGGTGGTAGAAGCGGGGGTCCACCAGCTGCAGCGTTACCACCGGGCGGCCGAGGAACTCCTGGGCCTCCTTGTGCGCGGTGATGTTCGTGCGGAACCCCGTCCCGGCCAGCACCAGGTGGTCGAGAGTGAGGAAGTCTCCCTCGCCCTCGTTGGTGAAGGCCGCCTCGTGCACCCGGTCGTAGCCGTTGGCGACGAACCACTTCAGATACGCCGGCCCCTCGGCGGCACGCTCCTGGTGAGCGAACCGCGCGCCGTACACCCGGCCGTCGACGACGAGCGCGCCGTTGGCGGCGAAGACCATGTCCGGCAGGCCCTCCACCGGGTCGATCAGGCTGACCCGGTGCCCGAGCTCCTCATAGGCGCTCTTGAGCCCCTCCCACTGCCGGACCGCCACCTTGCGGTCGGCACCGGCTTCGGGGTCCATCCACGGGTTGATCGCATACTCAACCGCAAAGTAGTCGGGCCGGCACATGAGATAGTGCTTGGTCATGGGGGAGCTCCGCAAAGGATGTCGTGGTGGGGATGGCAACAGCCTAGGAACGGAGGTTCGCGCGGGCCAAGAGTCCGATCGTGCGCGTTTGCGCAGCTCTCTTGCGTGTTTCAGGTAATCGACGGCGATCCGTTGTGTGTGGTGATCAACGGGGCGTCGATCAGCCGGGAGAGCACGATGGAGCTCTTGGTCCGCACCACGAACGGCTCCGAGGCGATGCGCTCGATCACCTGCTCCACATGGCGCACGTCGGTTGCCCTGACGTGCAGCAACGCGTCGGCCTCACCGGTGATGGTGCACGCGGAGACCACCTCGGGAAGGCGGGCGACGGCCACCCCGATCTCCGCCGGAGAGGTTTTGCCCGCGCAGAAAAGCTCCACGTAGGCCTCGGTGGTCCAGCCGAGCGCCGCGGGCTCCACCCTCGCGGTGAACCCGGTGATCGCCCCCGTCTCGCGTAGCCGATCCACCCGCCGTTTCACCGCCGACGCCGACAGGCCCACCCTCTGCCCGATCTCCGCATAGGTGCTGCGGGCGTCCTCGACGAGCGCCCCGATGATGTCACGATCCAGCCGATCCAGTTCCACGCTGCTTTGTAACACACCACTTCACGCCGTTCGGCAACGCGGTGGGCCGCGCCGGTCGTGAAACGGCGGACGGCCCCTCCACGACGCGGAAAACGGGTGGCCTCTCCGCGACGCGGAAAGAGGGCCGCGACGGAATGTCACGACCCTCTTCTGCGGTCCCCGGCCATCCGGATGTCGCGCGCCTCAGGCGGGCTCAGGCGGGCTCGGATGCGCTCAGGCGGGCTCGGCCTCGCCCGTGGCCTGCTCCATTGCCTCTTCCGGAGACGCCTCCAGGTCGTCGCCTGCCTGGGCGAGCGCCGACTGCTTGTCCAGGCGGACCCAGCTCGTCACGCTCTCGATGGCGAACAGCACGCCGAGGTAGAGGGTGAGCGCGGCCAGCACCCAGGTCAGCACCCCGAACGCGGCGCCGGCACCGATCAGCAGCAGCCGGAGCTCCCAGCCCAGTCCGGCCTTGAACACCCAGTCGGGCGGCCAGATGCTCTGCCGGGTCCGGTACACCGTGTCGTAGGTGTGGTAGCCGATCACGTAGATCAGCACGAAGAGCAGCCACTTGGGCGCGTCCGCGGCCAGGCCGATCAGGATGATCGTGAGGAACTCGATGGTCCGGATCAGCGGCGGCATCAGCCAGTCGAGCCTGCCCAGGTGGTCACGGGCCACGGTCGGCAGCACCAGGGCCACCATGACCAGGACCGGGACGAGCAGGACCGGGCCCTCGTCCAGCATCCCGCTCACCGCCATCGCGACGATCGCGAGCAGCGCGGCGAGCGCGGCCGGCACCGGGGGCAGCCCCGGCCCCACCTTGTCGCGGAGCGCCATCACCAGCGGGCCGTCGTCCCGGTAGGCGAGCAGCCGCGCGGTCTGGATGCGCAGCCGTTCCTCGTAGGGGTCGGGGACGGGGCTGGTCTGCGGCTGGGTGATCATGCGAGTGACCTCATCAGACGTCCGGTGAGCGTGTAGGTGGCGGCGATACCGCCCCAGATGATCAGCGTGAGGAAGGTGACCCGGGCGTCGAAGAGGGCGCTGACGATGGCGATGGCGGCGAAGCGCTCACCGATCGGGAAGACGATCATCTTGCGGGCCCAGTAAACGGCCCGGTACTTGCCCGCCTTGCTCCACATCTTCAGCAGCCCCCTGATCCCGCCGCTGCGCGCGATCTTGCGCTGCTCCAGCGCCGCGCGCAGCTCGGTGTCGGCGCTGATCGTCAGCGACACCGAGGGCAGCGGCGACGGGGGCTTGCGCCGGTTGGCAGCGCCGAACGAGAAGTCCAGCAGGTGCTTGCCGGACTGCAGGCTCAGCGCGATCAGCGCCAGCGTCCACACGTCACCCACGCCGGAGACGGCCGCGCCGACCGCCAGGCCGGCGAAGACCACATACTCCTTGAAGCGGTCGAAGGTGGCGTCCAGCCAGGCCCCGAGCACGCCGAACTTGCGGGCGTAACGTGCGACCTGCCCGTCCACGCAGTCGAACACGAACGCGAAGTAGATCAGGACGCCGCCGGCGACCATCCCGGCCCGCGCGCCGGTGGCGAAGCACGCCGCCGCGGCCACGCCCAGGGCGATGGAGATCAATGTGACCTGGTTGGGCGTCAGTCCCCTGCGGGCCGCCCAGCGGGCGATGAATCGGGAGTAGGTGCTGACGAAATAGGTGGTGAAGAAGCCGTCGGCGCCCTTGACCGCGTTGTTCAGCCGGGCCCTGTCCTCGTTGATCATGGACATCTCGGCCGCCGACTCGTCGGCCTGCTCCTGGCTGACCAGCCGGCGGAAGAACAGGTCGCGACGGCCTCGGATGCCGACCGAGACGCCTCGCCGTACCAACCCCAGGACCAGGAGCTGGACCAGGTCGTCCTCGGGGCCGAGCAGGTGCGCCATGTCGGCGAGCTCGCGGGCGGCCTCGGCCAGTGTGGGCGCGTGCTTGTGGTGCAGGTGCAGCGGGCCGAGCAGGACGGCGTTGGGCCGGGTCACCGCGTGGTAGGCCGAGCCCACCGAGATCACCCGGGACTTGCTGGCGCGCGCCCGGACCGGCAGGTCTTCCCAGGTCCGGTCGCCGATCTCCGGCTCCGCCTCGTCGATCGGGACGTCGGGGACGATGGTGTCGCCGTTCTCGTCCTCTTCGTGGGGCTCCTTGGCGATCAGCGCGAGCGCTCCGCGCTTCGACTTGGTGATCTGGTAGATCAGCTCGTCGTGGATAAGGGAGTTGGCCGGGAGGATGAGCAGGTTCTCCGTGGCGTGCTCGACCGCGTCGGCCACGGCACGCAGGTCGCCGGCGAGGTCGGAGGTCTCGACGAGACTGCCGGGGAAGCCCCGGTAGGCCGGGGCGTCGCCGGTGCGGGCGATCGTCACCGGCGCGGAGTCGAGCGAGGCGAGCTGGCCGTGCAGCTTGCCGATCACAGTGGGGCAGCCGGGGAGCGCGGGCAGAGTCAGCGCGGCGGGCGGCGTCGACTGAGCCGGAGCGGCATCGGGGCCGGGCGATGAGCCCAGCAGGACCACGCGGGGCATGGCACCCTTTCGTGCGGGGGCGGGGTAAAACGTGGCGCGGGGAGGTCGCCAGAGGTCAAAGTTTAGTGAGTTTTGGATGAACAACATGCACCCGTGATCCATCTGTGCCACTTGATCATGATTGAAACGCTGACACGTAGGGCATCCCACTAGACTGACCCGGTGAGTCTTTACCGTGACGACGGCATCGTGCTGCGCACCCACAAGCTGGGCGAGGCCGACCGGATCGTCACGGTCCTGACGCGGCGCACCGGCAAGATCAGGGGGGTCGCCAAGGGGGTCAGGCGGACCATGTCACGGTTCGGCGCCCGCCTGGAACCGTTCACCCATGTGGATCTCCAACTCCACACCGGCCGCACGCTCGACGTGATCACCCAGGCCGAGACGGTCCGCCCGTACGGCGAGGCACTCGTGGCAGACTACCCGCGCTACACCGCGGGCAGCGCGATGCTGGAGACCGCAGACCGGCTGACCCTGGGGGAGAAGGAGCCGGCGCTCCGCCAGTTCCTGCTGCTCGTCGGCGGCCTGCGCACGCTCGGCTCGGGGGAGCACGAGGCCCGGCTGGTCCTCGACGCCTACTTCCTGCGCTCGCTGGCCGTCGCCGGTTACGCCCCGGCGCTGGAGTCGTGCGCCCGCTGCAGGGCCCCCGCGATCCGGGCGTTCGCCATCGTGGCGGGGGGCGTGGTGTGCGGGGGCTGTCGTCCCGCGGGCGCCGCCGTGCCGGCCGGGGAGACTCTCGCCCTGATGGTCGCGCTACTGAAGGGCGACTGGCTCACCGCCGACGCCTCCGAGGGCCGGCACCGCGCCGAATGCAGTGGGCTGGTCGCCGCATATCTCCAGTGGCACCTGGAACACGGCATACGCTCTCTCCGACACGTAGAAAGGGAGCCTGCCTCGTGAACGTCCGTCCCCCGGCCTCTCACCCCTCCGGTGCCGTCCCGCCCCCCATCCCCCGCGACCTCGTGCCCCAGCACGTGGCGATCGTGATGGACGGCAACGGCCGCTGGGCCAAGCAGCGTGGCCTGCCGCGGACCGAGGGCCACAAGGCGGGCGAGGCGTCGCTCTTCGACGTGATCGAGGGAGCGATCGAGCTCGGCATCCCCTATCTGTCGGCCTACGCCTTCTCCACCGAGAACTGGAAGCGCTCCCCGGACGAGGTGCGTTTCCTGATGGGGTTCAACCGCGACGTCATCCGCCGCCGCAGGGACGACCTCCACGCCATGGGCGTGCGGGTCCGCTGGGCCGGTCGCCCCGGACGGCTGTGGAAGAGCGTCATCTCCGAACTGCAGGACGCCGAGAGGATGACCGAGCGCAACTCCACGCTGACCCTGCAGTTCTGCGTCAACTACGGCGGGCGCGCCGAGATCGTGGACGCGGCGCTGCGGCTGGCCGAGGACATCGCCGCCGGCCGGGTGAAGCCGGGCCGGGTGCGGGAGGAGACCTTCGCCCGCTACCTCGACGAGCCCGAGATCCCCGACGTCGACCTGTTCGTGCGCTCCTCGGGCGAGCAGCGCACCTCCAACTACCTGATCTGGCAGATGGCCTACGCCGAGATGGTCTTCCTCAACCGTCTGTGGCCCGACTTCGACCGCAGGGACCTGTGGGAGGCCTGCGAGACCTACGCCAAACGCGACAGACGGTACGGCGGCGCCGTGCCCAACCAGGTCTGAGCCTCCTGCCCGGGCGGGTCGGATTCCGCCCCGGGGCCCTCACCCCCGCCCGGCGGCCGGTGAGACCGCCGGGCACGTTCCGGCTCAGCGGAGGGTGGAGGAGACCGCTGCCCCCGCCGGGCGTGCCGCCCCGTGCCGGGTTGGCGCCGCGGCCGATCGCTCTGTTGCGGGTCATGACGCTGTTGAGCACCACTCTTAGAAGCGATCACAAGGAGGTGAGGCCCGTGACGACCGCCCCCGTCGTCATGGAGCTGGTCGGCCTCCCGGATCCGCCCCTGCGGCTGATCGTCGGCAGCCACTCCTGTCGACGCAGGCGCTCGCTGCAGACGTCGTGTAGGGCGACTGCCCGCCGGCGTCGGCATAGATGACGGCGAGGGCGCTTTGGCGGGGAGGGAAATGCTCGAACGACGTCCTGGCATGGGCGCAGCCGATGGAAGGCGCACCGCTCCTCACCTATGACCGAGGTCACACTCAGGGGTGGAGTCTCGTATCCTTCGAGCGCAGCCATAGCGCTCTCCGTCAAACTTCTCAGAGGAGCCTGAACAGGATGAAATTCTGAGTCGAGGACAAGCATGGGAGGTTCCCGCGAGGGGAGAGCGGTTGGTTCGAGAGTCCCCGATGAGGTCGTCCCCCGAGAGGTGCACCCGTTGACTGTCAGGATCGAACGCGACGGCCCCGTCGCGACCGTCGTCCTGTCCCGTCCCGAGGCGCGCAACGCCGTGGACGGACCCACCGCCGCGGCCCTCGCCGACGCCTTCCGTGACTTCGACGCCGATCCGGACGCGGCGGTGGCCGTGCTGTGGGGTGAGGGCGGCACGTTCTGCGCCGGTGCCGATCTCAAGGCCATCGGCACCGAGCGGGGCAATCGGGTGGCTCCCGGCGGTGACGGGCCGATGGGCCCCACCCGGATGCGGCTCGGCAAGCCGGTGATCGCGGCGGTCGCGGGGTACGCGGTCGCGGGCGGCCTGGAACTGGCGCTCTGGTGCGATCTCCGGGTGGCTGAGAGCGACGCGGTGTTCGGCGTCTTCTGCCGCCGCTGGGGCGTTCCGCTGATCGACGGCGGCACCGTCCGGCTGCCGCGGCTGATCGGGACCGGCCGCGCGATGGACATGATCCTCACCGGGCGTCCGGTGCCCGCCCGGGAGGCCTGCGACATGGGCCTGGTCAACCGGGTGGTCCCGGTCGGCCAGGCGCGTGAGGCCGCCGAGAGCCTCGCCGCCGGCATCGCGCGCTTCCCACAGGCCTGCATGCGCGGTGACCGCATGTCGGTACTGGAGCAGGAGGGGCTGAGCGAGGAGGAGGCCATGGCGGGTGAGCTGCACCACGGCATGGAGGTCCTGCCCGGCGCGGTGGCCGGTGCCGCTCGCTTCACCTCGGGAGCCGGACGCCACGGCGACTTCGGTGCGATCTGAGGGGGCGGTCAGGCCTTGACCTCGCGCAGGCGGCCGGTTTCGACCTCGTAGACGAAACCGCGTACGGAGTCGGTGTGGGGGATGAAGGGGTCGTCCTTTGGGGGCGGGCCGCCACAGGACAACCTACCCCTATTGCCTACTTAGTCAATAGGTAATTACGGAGTGTGGCGTCAGGCGCGGCGGCGGGCGCGGTAGGCGGCGACGTGCATGCGGTTTCCGCATGTACGGCTGTCGCAGTAGACCCGTGAGCGGTTGCGCGACTCGTCCACGAAGACGTGATCGCAGTCGGGGGCCGAGCAGGTGCGCAGGCGCTCCCACTCGCCATCCACGAGCAGATGGGAGAGCGCGACGCCCAGGTCCGCGGAGAGATGCTCGGCGAGCGAGGCGTCGGGGGCGAAGTAGTGGACGTGCAGGGCGTGGCCGTCGTGCTCGGTCAGGTGTGGGGTGATGCGGCTGCCGCTCAGCAGCGTGTTCAGCCGGATGACCGCGGTGGCCTGATCGGGAGCGGTGAAAACCTTGTGAAAGGCCTCGCGCAGGGCGCGCACCTGGCTCAGGTCCGCGGCGCCGAGCTCACCGACGCCGCTCACCTGCCGGCGTTCCACGAATTCGCAGAGCTGTACCAGGTCGGTCAGCCCGTCCTCACCTCCCGTGGAGGGAGAGGTGTTGACGAGATCGACCACCGTGGCGAGTGAGTGCACCATGTCATGTCCGAATGGCATGTTGACTCCCGTTGAATGCGGTTTCAGCGTTAGGGAACCCGTACGGCGGCTCGCCGTCTCGGAAGAGTATCTCTCCGGCGGGTGTCCGTGGGCCTCTCACGATCGCGCGACGCCACGAGGTACGGCGTGCGCGGCCGGGGCGGGGTCCGCGGCCGTTCCCGGTTCCGGTATCCCCGCCGGGTGGGGGACTGCCCCGCCCGCCAGCCGTCAGATCCGGCTCGGCGCCTTCGCGGGCCTGACGGCCATCGAGCAGGAGCCACAGGTGCCGAAGACCTCGATCGTATGAGTGATCTCGGTGAAGCCGTGTTCGGAGCCGACCGCCTCGGCCCAGCGCTCCACCGCGGGTCCGGCAACCTCCACGGTGCGGCCACAGCGGCGGCAGACCAGGTGGTGGTGGTGATCGCTGCTGGTGCACGCGCGGTAGACCGACTCGCCGTCGTCGGTCCTGAGCATGTCGACATGGCCGCTGTCGGCCAGCGCCTGAAGCGCCCGGTAGACCGTGGTCAGCCCGATCTTCGCCCCTTCGGCGCGCATCTCGGCGTAGACGTCCTGCGCGCTGCGGAAGCCCTCGCTCTGGCGGAGAATCTCGTGGACGGCATCGCGTCTGTTGCTCATCGGCTGGGCTCCTCTGCTCGGCTCCGGCGTACGAATCTACCGAGCCCGAGGGCCAGGACGAAGCCCGCAAGAGCCACGATC harbors:
- a CDS encoding CGNR zinc finger domain-containing protein; its protein translation is MPFGHDMVHSLATVVDLVNTSPSTGGEDGLTDLVQLCEFVERRQVSGVGELGAADLSQVRALREAFHKVFTAPDQATAVIRLNTLLSGSRITPHLTEHDGHALHVHYFAPDASLAEHLSADLGVALSHLLVDGEWERLRTCSAPDCDHVFVDESRNRSRVYCDSRTCGNRMHVAAYRARRRA
- a CDS encoding isoprenyl transferase; the encoded protein is MNVRPPASHPSGAVPPPIPRDLVPQHVAIVMDGNGRWAKQRGLPRTEGHKAGEASLFDVIEGAIELGIPYLSAYAFSTENWKRSPDEVRFLMGFNRDVIRRRRDDLHAMGVRVRWAGRPGRLWKSVISELQDAERMTERNSTLTLQFCVNYGGRAEIVDAALRLAEDIAAGRVKPGRVREETFARYLDEPEIPDVDLFVRSSGEQRTSNYLIWQMAYAEMVFLNRLWPDFDRRDLWEACETYAKRDRRYGGAVPNQV
- a CDS encoding CDP-alcohol phosphatidyltransferase family protein codes for the protein MPRVVLLGSSPGPDAAPAQSTPPAALTLPALPGCPTVIGKLHGQLASLDSAPVTIARTGDAPAYRGFPGSLVETSDLAGDLRAVADAVEHATENLLILPANSLIHDELIYQITKSKRGALALIAKEPHEEDENGDTIVPDVPIDEAEPEIGDRTWEDLPVRARASKSRVISVGSAYHAVTRPNAVLLGPLHLHHKHAPTLAEAARELADMAHLLGPEDDLVQLLVLGLVRRGVSVGIRGRRDLFFRRLVSQEQADESAAEMSMINEDRARLNNAVKGADGFFTTYFVSTYSRFIARWAARRGLTPNQVTLISIALGVAAAACFATGARAGMVAGGVLIYFAFVFDCVDGQVARYARKFGVLGAWLDATFDRFKEYVVFAGLAVGAAVSGVGDVWTLALIALSLQSGKHLLDFSFGAANRRKPPSPLPSVSLTISADTELRAALEQRKIARSGGIRGLLKMWSKAGKYRAVYWARKMIVFPIGERFAAIAIVSALFDARVTFLTLIIWGGIAATYTLTGRLMRSLA
- a CDS encoding Fur family transcriptional regulator is translated as MSNRRDAVHEILRQSEGFRSAQDVYAEMRAEGAKIGLTTVYRALQALADSGHVDMLRTDDGESVYRACTSSDHHHHLVCRRCGRTVEVAGPAVERWAEAVGSEHGFTEITHTIEVFGTCGSCSMAVRPAKAPSRI
- a CDS encoding crotonase/enoyl-CoA hydratase family protein codes for the protein MTVRIERDGPVATVVLSRPEARNAVDGPTAAALADAFRDFDADPDAAVAVLWGEGGTFCAGADLKAIGTERGNRVAPGGDGPMGPTRMRLGKPVIAAVAGYAVAGGLELALWCDLRVAESDAVFGVFCRRWGVPLIDGGTVRLPRLIGTGRAMDMILTGRPVPAREACDMGLVNRVVPVGQAREAAESLAAGIARFPQACMRGDRMSVLEQEGLSEEEAMAGELHHGMEVLPGAVAGAARFTSGAGRHGDFGAI
- a CDS encoding DUF5941 domain-containing protein, translated to MITQPQTSPVPDPYEERLRIQTARLLAYRDDGPLVMALRDKVGPGLPPVPAALAALLAIVAMAVSGMLDEGPVLLVPVLVMVALVLPTVARDHLGRLDWLMPPLIRTIEFLTIILIGLAADAPKWLLFVLIYVIGYHTYDTVYRTRQSIWPPDWVFKAGLGWELRLLLIGAGAAFGVLTWVLAALTLYLGVLFAIESVTSWVRLDKQSALAQAGDDLEASPEEAMEQATGEAEPA
- the recO gene encoding DNA repair protein RecO; this translates as MSLYRDDGIVLRTHKLGEADRIVTVLTRRTGKIRGVAKGVRRTMSRFGARLEPFTHVDLQLHTGRTLDVITQAETVRPYGEALVADYPRYTAGSAMLETADRLTLGEKEPALRQFLLLVGGLRTLGSGEHEARLVLDAYFLRSLAVAGYAPALESCARCRAPAIRAFAIVAGGVVCGGCRPAGAAVPAGETLALMVALLKGDWLTADASEGRHRAECSGLVAAYLQWHLEHGIRSLRHVEREPAS